A window from Vanessa atalanta chromosome 16, ilVanAtal1.2, whole genome shotgun sequence encodes these proteins:
- the LOC125070068 gene encoding uncharacterized protein LOC125070068, which yields MRWSENETYEFVKLYFSHEYLWNNEHEHYKLNKRRLKAYRNIVSEFNTITGISLTVSEIRGKIKNLRSTYTQELNKIKFRSGPHYTYEPTIKWFAYWHKRFRTLRVQKATDSSSTFEEPGDTDNESQKMWIADETENISDDLHPFVSDNNNELTLFLKSEPEDNHHNQINNDRHRPYKVKKRKKNKLHSLSTDVSDELRFSLDSHMDSGKEDEFDIYGKYIASQLRSMDLTKALRLQLEIQSLIGKARLSD from the exons atgaGGTGGAGTGAAAACGAAACTTATGAATTTGTAAAACTGTATTTCAGTCATGAATATCTTTGGAACAATGAACACGAACACTACAAACTAAATAAACGTCGTCTAAAAGCTTACAGAAATATTGTATctgaatttaatacaataaccgGTATATCATTGACCGTAAGTGAAATAAGAGggaaaataaaaaacttgagATCGACATACACTcaagagttaaataaaattaaattccggTCTGGACCTCACTATACTTACGAACCGACAATTAAATGGTTTGCCTATTGGCATAAACGATTTCGTACATTACGAGTGCAAAAAGCAACGGATTCAAGTTCCACATTTGAG GAACCAGGAGACACAGATAATGAAAGTCAGAAGATGTGGATTGCAGATGAAACCGAGAACATAAGTGATGATCTACACCCATTTGTTTCAGATAACAATAATGAATTAactctatttttaaaatctgaaCCTGAAGATAATCATCACAACCAAATCAATAATGATAGACATAGGCCATACAAagttaaaaagagaaaaaagaatAAACTGCACAGTCTCAGTACGGATGTTTCAGATGAATTGAGGTTTAGTTTAGACTCTCATATGGATTCCGGGAAGGAGGACGAGTTTGACATATATGGTAAATACATAGCATCACAATTgagaagtatggatttaacaaAAGCATTAAGACTTCAGCTAGAAATACAAAGTTTAATTGGTAAAGCAAGGTTGTCAGATTGA
- the LOC125070013 gene encoding ubiquitin carboxyl-terminal hydrolase 45 isoform X2 has translation MVKKKRQSDPSENGDESTESCDETVKSACHHVAKAVDLTRLKKSLKNGGFEKECAECKKSASTEVVDPNYEEDLSLWMCLRCGTQLCGRTRNKHALNHFNTPHSDCHALTANTTTWEIYCYNCNNEVTASSAKKLHECVEYLKKQSSSNPKLPPIELPFDNLGSKPLELTMPLETMSRNDKGKDKAMALNLPRVRGLTNLGNTCFFNSVIQCLVQTPYLLNVLQEMANPGEKFTLPGGKLSIKPDQTGEENKEVDLPPITGQLAEWGILTKTLAETLDELQAGEGGVYNPRKLLSALVNKLPQLGGGDQHDAHELLRHLLEAVRSEDLRRYQSVILSSLGVSSKVDPAKVDGEIKQKVKFYGQQASDTMLRPEQVFRGFLVSTLECQECFHQSDRSEYFLDLSLPVAASRPQPPALVRRKTPNGNSISKDKTSPTEANGSKEEGKSSSEQSDADVEDNLEDLPRQTETHSVSTGTQAIAHTAANFAAYHMESGYNSEKVISSDSIRTSPVDLDKEKTDNTPESADKDKEFAEVGTSTTAIALEYKPLVSLENFSNPDSGVASPEATKHNSTETVDNVDSPLNGKELGSHSSLSSEINLDLSSPQHNKLSPVKSDFERPVSRISFAPEYSNEVVSRGISVQACRDLFENSWEFNNARNEDSLYNDMNQDVTSKLEKLKLDMDEPKPKPTPPSPVAADASQEPPPMVPRTKANNVDAEKNTNRDFLSFSRQSPLSPRYVCDEDECSIQSCLAQFTALELLTGNNKVGCETCTERINGKDGKTVYTNATKRFLVSSPPAVLILHLKRFQLGPRCMFRKMSKHVDFPTVLNLAPFCAQEERRARGGLLYSLYGVVEHSGGMHGGHYVAYVKVRPGAPRRSFLPAPGADSESELSGYESGEGPAGAPVPRGRWFYVSDSMVSEVSEDKVLRAQAYLLFYERIL, from the exons atggttaaaaaaaagagACAAAGCGATCCTAGCGAAAATGGAGACGAGTCGACTGAATCGTGCGACGAAACTGTTAAGTCCGCATGTCACCATGTAGCTAAAGCAGTAGACCTCACGCGCCTGAAGAAATCACTCAAAAATGGGGGTTTCGAGAAAGAATGCGCGGAATGCAAGAAAAGTGCGAGTACCGAAGTAGTTGACCCAAATTATGAAGAAGACCTCTCGCTATGGATGTGTTTGCGCTGCGGGACCCAACTATGTGGACGTACACGTAATAAACATGCTCTAAATCATTTCAACACGCCCCACTCTGACTGCCATGCATTAACAGCTAACACTACAACTTGGGAGATATATTGCTATAATTGCAACAATGAAGTTACAGCTTCTAGCGCGAAAAAACTTCATGAAtgtgttgaatatttaaaaaagcaatcATCAAGTAACCCGAAACTACCACCAATAGAACTGCCCTTCGACAACCTAGGATCCAAGCCATTAGAACTCACAATGCCATTAGAAACAATGTCAAGGAATGATAAGGGGAAAGATAAGGCAATGGCATTGAACTTGCCCCGTGTAAGGGGTCTAACAAATTTAGGGAACACATGTTTTTTCAATTCTGTCATTCAATGTTTAGTTCAGACAccttatttgttaaatgttttgCAAGAAATGGCAAATCCCGGTGAAAAGTTTACTTTGCCCGGTGGTAAATTGTCCATTAAGCCTGACCAAACTGGTGAGGAGAACAAAGAAGTGGACCTACCACCAATTACTGGACAGTTAGCTGAGTGGGGAATCTTGACAAAGACCTTAGCCGAGACATTGGATGAATTACAAGCAG gaGAAGGTGGAGTATACAATCCTAGAAAGCTGCTGTCTGCTCTAGTCAACAAGCTGCCGCAGTTAGGCGGCGGTGATCAACATGATGCCCATGAACTGTTGAGACATTTGCTTGAAGCTGTTAG GTCGGAGGACCTACGTCGCTACCAGTCTGTCATACTAAGCAGTTTGGGTGTTAGTTCTAAGGTTGATCCAGCTAAAGTTGACGGAGAAATTAAACAGAAGGTTAAGTTCTATGGACAACAGGCCTCGGACACCATGCTTAGACCAGAAcag GTCTTTCGAGGCTTCCTAGTATCGACCCTAGAGTGCCAGGAGTGCTTCCACCAATCAGATCGTTCAGAATACTTCCTTGATCTCTCTCTGCCTGTTGCTGCTTCACGTCCTCAGCCACCTGCTCTGGTTAGAAGGAAAACGCCCAATG gaaATTCAATTTCCAAAGATAAGACTTCACCAACGGAGGCCAACGGGTCGAAGGAAGAAGGAAAATCGTCTTCTGAACAATCTGATGCCGACGTTGAAGACAATCTAGAAGATCTCCCGCGACAGACGGAGACGCACTCCGTGTCCACGGGCACGCAGGCCATCGCCCACACGGCCGCCAACTTCGCCGCCTACCACATGGAATCGGGATACAACTCCGAAAAGGTCATCAGTTCCGACTCCATCCGAACCAGCCCCGTCGATTTGGACAAGGAGAAGACGGACAACACGCCGGAATCGGCCGACAAGGATAAAGAATTCGCAGAAGTTGGCACGTCGACAACTGCTATAGCGCTCGAATATAAACCTCTCGTATCTTTAGAGAACTTCTCTAACCCAGATTCAGGAGTCGCCAGTCCCGAAGCGACCAAACACAATTCCACGGAAACAGTCGATAATGTAGATTCTCCTTTGAACGGAAAAGAGCTAGGCAGCCATAGTTCCTTATCGAGCGAAATCAATCTGGATCTATCCAGTCCTCAACACAACAAACTGTCACCCGTCAAGAGCGACTTCGAGAGGCCGGTCTCGAGAATATCCTTTGCCCCGGAGTATTCCAACGAGGTCGTCTCCCGAGGTATAAGCGTGCAGGCCTGCAGGGATCTCTTCGAAAATAGCTGGGAGTTCAACAATGCCAGAAACGAAGACTCTCTGTACAACGATATGAATCAAGACGTCACGAGCAAGCTGGAAAAATTAAAGCTCGACATGGACGAGCCGAAGCCGAAGCCCACGCCGCCCTCACCGGTCGCGGCCGACGCCTCGCAGGAGCCGCCGCCCATGGTACCCAGGACCAAAGCTAACAACGTAGACGCCGAAAAGAACACCAACCGCGACTTCCTGTCCTTCTCCCGCCAGAGCCCGCTGTCGCCGCGCTACGTGTGCGACGAGGACGAGTGCAGTATCCAGTCCTGTCTCGCCCAGTTCACGGCGCTCGAGCTGCTCACCGGCAACAACAAGGTCGGCTGCGAGACCTGCACCGAAAGGATCAACGGCAAAGACGGCAAGACCGTGTACACGAACGCCACCAAGCGCTTCCTCGTGTCGAGCCCGCCCGCCGTGCTCATCCTGCACCTGAAGCGCTTCCAGCTCGGGCCGCGCTGCATGTTCCGCAAGATGTCGAAGCACGTGGACTTCCCGACCGTGCTGAACCTGGCGCCCTTCTGCGCCCAGGAGGAGCGGCGCGCGCGGGGGGGGCTGCTGTACTCGCTGTATGGCGTGGTGGAGCACTCGGGCGGCATGCACGGCGGGCACTACGTGGCCTACGTCAAGGTGCGGCCCGGCGCCCCGCGGCGCTCCTTCCTGCCGGCGCCCGGCGCGGACTCCGAGTCGGAGCTGTCGGGCTACGAGTCGGGCGAGGGCCCGGCGGGGGCCCCGGTGCCGCGCGGGCGCTGGTTCTACGTGTCCGACAGCATGGTGTCCGAGGTTTCGGAGGACAAGGTGCTGCGCGCGCAGGCCTACCTGCTGTTCTACGAGCGCATCCTGTGA
- the LOC125069785 gene encoding recQ-mediated genome instability protein 1-like yields the protein MSNNYILDSVRKYMSSNHMVVDQDWLSECVNHLIGNNFNEDQIKLQTKEQWLLNNLTDVCPGCLPQNLKNRIKIELNGRYVLQINALVDIGSSAYQQHLKLQKVNTENIEATTRFDDKVSNHRMIQLYMTDGVQEVTGIEYKPMRNLSLDVIPGSKVLIKGPVECRRGVILLTENCIELLGGEVEELIIANSQAAILSSKLSLPIPQGTAINHTRDRTIPSPDIQTTHSINSHEQIEPMSNFVEDDIDMEQLDVIEAQYSSALTKRRSEDDMSNPDKRIKRNPITSSNNVDDYPDDNEMFFEDEEYLKELEAKFDERENEIEFNTNLNSGGARSESNDENNAMTASTSKDDRSEPLSRSIRSSSEPFVYIKQINDLGELERTGKVFKVKAQILKILSKLTVGKEGWSLSCTIVDGTGTIDVDFSSDVLSKLVGFTPQEMIQMKKQMAKNAQIKDAAVSALQKAKDNLQVLYCIIEIIILERPLITQLIPFETCHTEILMRRLKDSGL from the exons atgtcaaataattacattttagacTCTGTACGAAAATATATGTCTTCGAATCATATGGTTGTCGACCAAGATTGGTTATCAGA ATGTGTCAATCATTTAATTGGAAACAACTTTAATGaagatcaaataaaattacaaacaaaagaaCAATGGTTATTAAACAATCTAACGGATGTCTGCCCAGGATGCTTACctcaaaatttgaaaaataggatcaaaatagaattaaatggTCGATATGTACTCCAAATAAATGCTTTAGTGGATATTG GGTCTTCAGCTTATCagcaacatttaaaattacaaaaagtaaaCACAGAAAACATTGAGGCAACTACAAGATTTGATGACAAGGTATCGAATCACag aatGATTCAATTGTATATGACAGATGGCGTGCAGGAGGTTACCGGTATAGAGTACAAGCCCATGAGGAATCTCTCTCTCGATGTGATACCGGGGAGCAAGGTGCTTATAAAag GTCCAGTCGAATGTAGGCGTGGAGTGATTTTGTTGACGGAGAATTGTATAGAACTGCTCGGTGGGGAAGTCGAGGAATTAATAATCGCTAATTCTCAAGCCGCCATTCTTTCTTCCAAATTGAGTTTACCAATACCACAGG GTACAGCGATAAATCATACAAGAGATCGCACTATTCCATCACCAGATATCCAAACGACTCATTCGATAAATTCTCATGAGCAAATAGAACCGATGTCCAATTTTGTTGAAGACGATATCGACATGGAACAATTAGATGTAATCGAAGCTCAGTACAGCAGCGCCTTGACGAAAAGGCGCTCGGAAGACGACATGTCGAATCCAGATAAAAGAATCAAAAGGAACCCCATCACCAGTTCGAATAATGTCGACGATTATCCTGACGACAACGAAATGTTCTTCGAAGACGAAGAATACCTTAAGGAATTAGAAGCGAAATTTGATGAGAGGGAAAATGAAATAGAGTTTAATACTAACCTCAACAGTGGAGGTGCTAGGTCTGAGTCTAACGACGAGAATAATGCAATGACTGCATCTACTTCTAAAGATGATAGATCAGAACCCCTAAGTCGATCTATAAGGTCATCATCAGAACCatttgtttacataaaacaaataaatgatttgGGCGAGTTGGAAAGGACCGGAAAAGTTTTTAAGGTAAAGGCACAAATCCTGAAGATTTTATCAAAGTTGACAGTAGGTAAGGAAGGGTGGAGTTTAAGCTGTACGATTGTAGATGGCACTGGAACGATAGATGTCGACTTCTCGAGCGATGTACTATCCAAATTAGTCGGGTTCACGCCTCAAGAAATGATTCAGATGAAAAAACAAATGGCGAAGAACGCGCAGATTAAGGATGCAGCAGTTTCG GCTCTACAAAAAGCAAAGGATAATCTTCAAGTACTCTATTGcatcattgaaataattatattagaacgTCCGTTGATCACACAACTTATACCATTTGAAACTTGCCATACAGAGATTTTGATGAGGAGACTAAAAGATAGCGGACtataa
- the LOC125069983 gene encoding macoilin-1, which translates to MKRRNAESGKRRPIKRNKIGEGMYANSLLYLKFVMLWATVIMADYMLEFRFEFLWPFWMMLKSVYDSFKYHGVAFSVFFICIALMSDLICFFFIPLQYIFFAASTYVWVQYVWYTFGDKGICLPTVALCCLVVYAEGAVRARAGSLELWRPLAAHCLGYPALSLGFGVKAYVGQRLRLRRQRQVRAENEFYFQLLRDALPESAIIEQNMQSSKETECKSGEFTQTQAQTQAQTQSDARHMNGSVRRRCARDHNGVCVADHALHVKLEKLEKHVAQQARDKATATAQANTQASTQASTPASTQASTQASTQASGQAAAQPGSQASTQTSTHLLSNGSASGPGAPDDDERHDLSKGSVKSTKLEKKEASSVREEKKRHKNREKDKDSSDSHKSTETKEILVKEKEVESTKEYVKSNKDSNSHKEREKEKERREERERENRERDRERELREKESRSCRELGEELRRARAELAAARAAEAELRRRALLQHSERSAMERRLSEERRARAAAEHQLLRARHTPRPPTAECESEWCRSRRTAQEAETGALRRELQKTRERAAQLQRDLACASDQVRTLETRASREESGGGARLAGACAALQERAAHLERSLSAETRVKLDLLSALGDAKRHMHIQEGLISRQEKEIEELKAQMLAVMPTEFVTPVSGSVSKLRLSDGSPLDPNASVYTPKQLCSDA; encoded by the exons ATGAAGAGGCGAAATGCCGAATCAGGCAAGCGGCGCCCCATAAAGCGCAACAAAATCGGCGAAGGAATGTATGCAAA ttcTCTATTGTACCTGAAATTTGTGATGCTGTGGGCTACAGTCATTATGGCAGACTATATGCTTGAGTTCAGATTTGAGTTTCTCTGGCCATTCTGGATGATGCTGAAATCTGTTtatgattcatttaaatatcacgGAGTG GCGTTCTCTGTGTTTTTCATATGTATAGCCTTGATGTCCGACTTGATATGTTTCTTCTTTATACCACTACAGTACATATTCTTCGCCGCCAGTACCTATGTGTGGGTACAATATGTGTGGTACACAT TCGGCGACAAGGGCATCTGCCTGCCGACGGTGGCGCTGTGCTGCCTCGTGGTGTACGCGGAGGGCgccgtgcgcgcgcgcgccggcTCGCTGGAGCTGTGGCGCCCGCTGGCCGCGCACTGCCTGGGCTACCCCGCGCTGTCGCTGGGCTTCGGCGTCAAG GCATATGTTGGGCAGCGGCTAAGATTAAGAAGACAGCGGCAAGTGCGTGCCGAGAATGAGTTTTACTTCCAGCTCCTACGGGACGCCTTGCCAGAGAGTGCGATCATAGAACAG aaTATGCAGAGTAGTAAAGAAACGGAGTGTAAAAGCGGCGAGTTCACCCAAACGCAAGCACAGACACAAGCGCAGACACAGAGCGACGCGCGGCACATGAACGGCTCCGTGCGGCGCCGCTGTGCGCGCGACCACAACGGCGTGTGTGTGGCCGACCACGCCTTACACGTTAAG CTAGAGAAGTTAGAGAAGCATGTAGCGCAGCAGGCACGAGACAAGGCGACGGCCACCGCGCAAGCGAATACACAAGCGAGCACGCAGGCGAGTACGCCGGCGAGCACGCAGGCCAGCACGCAAGCGAGTACGCAGGCGAGCGGGCAGGCGGCCGCGCAGCCGGGCTCGCAGGCCAGCACGCAGACGAGTACGCACCTGCTCAGCAATGGCTCGGCCAGCGGGCCCGGCGCGCCCGACGACGACGAGCGGCACGACCTGAGCAAAG GAAGTGTTAAATCCACGAAATTAGAAAAGAAAGAGGCTAGTTCAGTAAGAGAAGAGAAGAAGAGACATAAGAATAGAGAAAAGGATAAAGATAGCAGTGATAGTCATAAGAGTACAGAAA caAAAGAAATATTAGTTAAAGAAAAAGAAGTAGAAAGTACAAAAGAATATGTAAAGAGTAATAAAGATAGTAATAGTCAtaaagagagagagaaagaaaaaGAGAGGAGAGAAGAAAGGGAGAGGGAAAATAGGGAGCGGGACAGAGAACGCGAACTGAGGGAGAAGGAATCG CGTTCGTGTCGCGAGCTGGGGGAGGAGCTGCGGCGCGCGCGAGCGGAgctggcggcggcgcgggcggccgAGGCCGAGCTGCGGCGCCGCGCGCTGCTGCAGCACAG CGAGCGCTCGGCGATGGAGCGCCGCCTGAGCGAGGAgaggcgcgcgcgcgccgcggcCGAGCACCAGCTGCTGCGCGCGCGACACACGCCGCGACCCCCCAC CGCCGAGTGCGAGAGCGAGTGGTGTCGCTCGCGCCGCACTGCGCAGGAGGCGGAGACGGGCGCGCTGCGACGCGAGCTGCAGAAGACGCGCGAGCGGGCCGCGCAGCTGCAGCGCGACCTGGCCTGCGCCTCGGACCAG GTGCGGACGCTGGAGACGCGCGCGTCGCGCGaggagagcggcggcggcgcgcggctgGCGGGCGCGTGCGCGGCGCTGCAGGAGCGCGCCGCGCACCTGGAGCGCTCGCTGTCCGCCGAGACGCGCGTCAAGCTGGACCTGCTGTCCGCGCTGGGGGACGCCAAGCGCCACATGCACATACAGGAGG GTTTAATATCGAGACAAGAGAAAGAGATAGAGGAACTGAAAGCTCAAATGCTGGCCGTGATGCCGACGGAGTTCGTGACGCCGGTGAGCGGCAGCGTGTCCAAACTGCGGTTGTCCGACGGCTCACCGCTCGACCCCAACGCATCCGTCTACACGCCCAAGCAGCTGTGCTCCGACGCCTGA
- the LOC125070013 gene encoding ubiquitin carboxyl-terminal hydrolase 16 isoform X1, whose translation MVKKKRQSDPSENGDESTESCDETVKSACHHVAKAVDLTRLKKSLKNGGFEKECAECKKSASTEVVDPNYEEDLSLWMCLRCGTQLCGRTRNKHALNHFNTPHSDCHALTANTTTWEIYCYNCNNEVTASSAKKLHECVEYLKKQSSSNPKLPPIELPFDNLGSKPLELTMPLETMSRNDKGKDKAMALNLPRVRGLTNLGNTCFFNSVIQCLVQTPYLLNVLQEMANPGEKFTLPGGKLSIKPDQTGEENKEVDLPPITGQLAEWGILTKTLAETLDELQAGEGGVYNPRKLLSALVNKLPQLGGGDQHDAHELLRHLLEAVRSEDLRRYQSVILSSLGVSSKVDPAKVDGEIKQKVKFYGQQASDTMLRPEQVFRGFLVSTLECQECFHQSDRSEYFLDLSLPVAASRPQPPALVRRKTPNDESNLYNAQEENKPSKYQLKKERVARKAARKKGNSISKDKTSPTEANGSKEEGKSSSEQSDADVEDNLEDLPRQTETHSVSTGTQAIAHTAANFAAYHMESGYNSEKVISSDSIRTSPVDLDKEKTDNTPESADKDKEFAEVGTSTTAIALEYKPLVSLENFSNPDSGVASPEATKHNSTETVDNVDSPLNGKELGSHSSLSSEINLDLSSPQHNKLSPVKSDFERPVSRISFAPEYSNEVVSRGISVQACRDLFENSWEFNNARNEDSLYNDMNQDVTSKLEKLKLDMDEPKPKPTPPSPVAADASQEPPPMVPRTKANNVDAEKNTNRDFLSFSRQSPLSPRYVCDEDECSIQSCLAQFTALELLTGNNKVGCETCTERINGKDGKTVYTNATKRFLVSSPPAVLILHLKRFQLGPRCMFRKMSKHVDFPTVLNLAPFCAQEERRARGGLLYSLYGVVEHSGGMHGGHYVAYVKVRPGAPRRSFLPAPGADSESELSGYESGEGPAGAPVPRGRWFYVSDSMVSEVSEDKVLRAQAYLLFYERIL comes from the exons atggttaaaaaaaagagACAAAGCGATCCTAGCGAAAATGGAGACGAGTCGACTGAATCGTGCGACGAAACTGTTAAGTCCGCATGTCACCATGTAGCTAAAGCAGTAGACCTCACGCGCCTGAAGAAATCACTCAAAAATGGGGGTTTCGAGAAAGAATGCGCGGAATGCAAGAAAAGTGCGAGTACCGAAGTAGTTGACCCAAATTATGAAGAAGACCTCTCGCTATGGATGTGTTTGCGCTGCGGGACCCAACTATGTGGACGTACACGTAATAAACATGCTCTAAATCATTTCAACACGCCCCACTCTGACTGCCATGCATTAACAGCTAACACTACAACTTGGGAGATATATTGCTATAATTGCAACAATGAAGTTACAGCTTCTAGCGCGAAAAAACTTCATGAAtgtgttgaatatttaaaaaagcaatcATCAAGTAACCCGAAACTACCACCAATAGAACTGCCCTTCGACAACCTAGGATCCAAGCCATTAGAACTCACAATGCCATTAGAAACAATGTCAAGGAATGATAAGGGGAAAGATAAGGCAATGGCATTGAACTTGCCCCGTGTAAGGGGTCTAACAAATTTAGGGAACACATGTTTTTTCAATTCTGTCATTCAATGTTTAGTTCAGACAccttatttgttaaatgttttgCAAGAAATGGCAAATCCCGGTGAAAAGTTTACTTTGCCCGGTGGTAAATTGTCCATTAAGCCTGACCAAACTGGTGAGGAGAACAAAGAAGTGGACCTACCACCAATTACTGGACAGTTAGCTGAGTGGGGAATCTTGACAAAGACCTTAGCCGAGACATTGGATGAATTACAAGCAG gaGAAGGTGGAGTATACAATCCTAGAAAGCTGCTGTCTGCTCTAGTCAACAAGCTGCCGCAGTTAGGCGGCGGTGATCAACATGATGCCCATGAACTGTTGAGACATTTGCTTGAAGCTGTTAG GTCGGAGGACCTACGTCGCTACCAGTCTGTCATACTAAGCAGTTTGGGTGTTAGTTCTAAGGTTGATCCAGCTAAAGTTGACGGAGAAATTAAACAGAAGGTTAAGTTCTATGGACAACAGGCCTCGGACACCATGCTTAGACCAGAAcag GTCTTTCGAGGCTTCCTAGTATCGACCCTAGAGTGCCAGGAGTGCTTCCACCAATCAGATCGTTCAGAATACTTCCTTGATCTCTCTCTGCCTGTTGCTGCTTCACGTCCTCAGCCACCTGCTCTGGTTAGAAGGAAAACGCCCAATG ACGAAAGTAATTTATACAATGCTCAAGAAGAGAATAAACCCTCGAAATATCAACTGAAGAAAGAACGCGTCGCTAGGAAAGCCGCTAGGAAAAAAG gaaATTCAATTTCCAAAGATAAGACTTCACCAACGGAGGCCAACGGGTCGAAGGAAGAAGGAAAATCGTCTTCTGAACAATCTGATGCCGACGTTGAAGACAATCTAGAAGATCTCCCGCGACAGACGGAGACGCACTCCGTGTCCACGGGCACGCAGGCCATCGCCCACACGGCCGCCAACTTCGCCGCCTACCACATGGAATCGGGATACAACTCCGAAAAGGTCATCAGTTCCGACTCCATCCGAACCAGCCCCGTCGATTTGGACAAGGAGAAGACGGACAACACGCCGGAATCGGCCGACAAGGATAAAGAATTCGCAGAAGTTGGCACGTCGACAACTGCTATAGCGCTCGAATATAAACCTCTCGTATCTTTAGAGAACTTCTCTAACCCAGATTCAGGAGTCGCCAGTCCCGAAGCGACCAAACACAATTCCACGGAAACAGTCGATAATGTAGATTCTCCTTTGAACGGAAAAGAGCTAGGCAGCCATAGTTCCTTATCGAGCGAAATCAATCTGGATCTATCCAGTCCTCAACACAACAAACTGTCACCCGTCAAGAGCGACTTCGAGAGGCCGGTCTCGAGAATATCCTTTGCCCCGGAGTATTCCAACGAGGTCGTCTCCCGAGGTATAAGCGTGCAGGCCTGCAGGGATCTCTTCGAAAATAGCTGGGAGTTCAACAATGCCAGAAACGAAGACTCTCTGTACAACGATATGAATCAAGACGTCACGAGCAAGCTGGAAAAATTAAAGCTCGACATGGACGAGCCGAAGCCGAAGCCCACGCCGCCCTCACCGGTCGCGGCCGACGCCTCGCAGGAGCCGCCGCCCATGGTACCCAGGACCAAAGCTAACAACGTAGACGCCGAAAAGAACACCAACCGCGACTTCCTGTCCTTCTCCCGCCAGAGCCCGCTGTCGCCGCGCTACGTGTGCGACGAGGACGAGTGCAGTATCCAGTCCTGTCTCGCCCAGTTCACGGCGCTCGAGCTGCTCACCGGCAACAACAAGGTCGGCTGCGAGACCTGCACCGAAAGGATCAACGGCAAAGACGGCAAGACCGTGTACACGAACGCCACCAAGCGCTTCCTCGTGTCGAGCCCGCCCGCCGTGCTCATCCTGCACCTGAAGCGCTTCCAGCTCGGGCCGCGCTGCATGTTCCGCAAGATGTCGAAGCACGTGGACTTCCCGACCGTGCTGAACCTGGCGCCCTTCTGCGCCCAGGAGGAGCGGCGCGCGCGGGGGGGGCTGCTGTACTCGCTGTATGGCGTGGTGGAGCACTCGGGCGGCATGCACGGCGGGCACTACGTGGCCTACGTCAAGGTGCGGCCCGGCGCCCCGCGGCGCTCCTTCCTGCCGGCGCCCGGCGCGGACTCCGAGTCGGAGCTGTCGGGCTACGAGTCGGGCGAGGGCCCGGCGGGGGCCCCGGTGCCGCGCGGGCGCTGGTTCTACGTGTCCGACAGCATGGTGTCCGAGGTTTCGGAGGACAAGGTGCTGCGCGCGCAGGCCTACCTGCTGTTCTACGAGCGCATCCTGTGA